The Carassius carassius chromosome 16, fCarCar2.1, whole genome shotgun sequence genome window below encodes:
- the LOC132159067 gene encoding uncharacterized protein LOC132159067, which yields MKFVSKLLNCLLLLMCILVYGKTIFIFSPVVSDMETKTMFVMDGDSVTLQYGIWPPFDEDGVLWRTKDFVAERMGYRDAHFRDICKDILCKDHNKRLKDRLNRDGSLTLTNTTVTDSGEYNLMIQRLRGGDSSGFYLVIVPGFFSFDTDGVSVMEGDSVTLHTGEQTNQERSIEWYFNSTHIAKICEYPCLSCTDVQCNKGNERFRDRLKLDHQTGSLTITTIRTTDSGLYTLQISSSRFSIMRSFSVTVNSEYY from the exons ATGAAGTTCGTCTCAAAGTTGCTCAATTGTCTCTTATTGCTCATGTGTATACTCGTGTATGGTAAGACTATATTTATCTTTTCTCCAGTTGTGTCTGATATGGAAACAAAAACGATGTTTGTGATGGatggagattcagtcactctacaATATGGCATTTGGCCTCCATTCGATGAAGATGGGGTTCTTTGGAGAACGAAAGATTTCGTAGCTGAACGCATGGGATATAGGGATGCACATTTCAGAGATATCTGTAAAGATATCCTGTGTAAAGACCATAATAAGAGACTCAAAGACAGACTGAATCGAGATGGATCTCTGACCCTCACaaacaccacagtcacagactCTGGAGAATACAATCTGATGATCCAGCGTTTAAGAGGAGGAGACAGTTCTGGATTCTACCTTGTTATTGTTCCTG GTTTTTTCAGTTTTGATACAGACggagtgtcagtgatggagggagattcagtcactcttcACACTGGTGAACAAACGAACCAGGAGAGAAGCATTGAGTGGTATTTTAATAGCACTCACATTGCTAAAATCTGTGAATATCCCTGTTTAAGCTGTACAGATGTTCAGTGTAATAAAGGtaatgagagattcagagacagactgaagctggatcatcagactggatctctgaccatcacaaccatcagaaccacagactctggactttatacACTACAGATCAGCAGCAGCAGATTCAGCATCATGAGGAGTTTTAGTGTTACTGTCAACAGTGAGTATTATTGA